The following proteins are encoded in a genomic region of Pseudomonas sp. Os17:
- a CDS encoding xanthine phosphoribosyltransferase codes for MEALHKKIREEGIVLSDQVLKVDAFLNHQIDPQLMKLIGDEFATLFKDSGITKIVTIEASGIAPAIMTGLNLGVPVIFARKHQSLTLTENLLSATVYSFTKQVESTVAISPRHLTSSDRVLIIDDFLANGKASQALISIIKQAGATVAGLGIVIEKSFQGGRAELDAQGYRVESLARVKSLAGGVVTFIE; via the coding sequence GTGGAAGCACTGCACAAGAAAATTCGCGAAGAAGGCATCGTGCTTTCCGATCAAGTACTGAAAGTCGACGCCTTTCTGAACCATCAGATCGATCCGCAGTTGATGAAGCTGATCGGCGACGAATTCGCCACGCTGTTCAAGGATTCGGGCATCACCAAGATCGTCACCATCGAAGCCTCGGGGATTGCCCCGGCCATCATGACCGGCCTCAATCTGGGCGTGCCGGTGATCTTCGCCCGCAAGCACCAGTCCCTGACCCTGACCGAGAACCTGCTGTCGGCCACCGTGTACTCCTTCACCAAGCAGGTGGAAAGCACCGTGGCCATCTCGCCACGGCACCTGACCAGCAGCGACCGCGTGCTGATCATCGACGACTTCCTGGCCAACGGTAAGGCGTCCCAGGCGCTGATCTCGATCATCAAGCAGGCCGGCGCCACCGTGGCCGGCCTGGGCATCGTCATCGAGAAGTCCTTCCAGGGCGGCCGCGCCGAACTGGACGCCCAGGGCTACCGCGTGGAATCCCTGGCCCGGGTCAAATCCCTGGCCGGCGGCGTGGTCACCTTCATCGAGTAA